The genomic window CGTGGGCCCGGCTCCGTGGGCTCGGCCGCTACCGGCCGAGCCCACGGTCGCCCGCGCCGATCGCCAGGTCGTTGATGCTCGCGTAGCGGCGGCGCATCAGGCCGTTGCCGTCGAACTCCCACTGCTCGTTGCCGTAGCTGCGCCACCACTGCTCGCACGCGTCGTGCCACTCGTACTCGAAGCGCACCGAGATCCGGTTGCCGGTGTACGCCCACAGCTCCTTGCGCAGCCGGTAGTCCAGCTCGCGCTCCCACTTGGCGCGCAGGAAGGCGACGATCTCCGGGCGCCCGCGCAGGAAGACGTCGCGGTTGCGCCACTCGGAGTCCTCGGTGTAGGCGAGCGCGACCCGTTCGGGATCACGGCTGTTCCAGGCGTCC from Kitasatospora sp. NBC_01250 includes these protein-coding regions:
- a CDS encoding nuclear transport factor 2 family protein, whose protein sequence is MTQRPPVPPFTEATALLKVQAAEDAWNSRDPERVALAYTEDSEWRNRDVFLRGRPEIVAFLRAKWERELDYRLRKELWAYTGNRISVRFEYEWHDACEQWWRSYGNEQWEFDGNGLMRRRYASINDLAIGAGDRGLGR